From the genome of Pelobacter propionicus DSM 2379, one region includes:
- the asnB gene encoding asparagine synthase (glutamine-hydrolyzing), with protein sequence MCGIAGIFHFEGETSPTLEQVSTMISPLAHRGPDEAGVYLDGRIALGNVRLSIIGIDGGTQPISNENGTLWIVYNGETFNYIELKEELLKKGHRFTTETDTEVLLHLYEEYGTECLQKINGQFSFAIWDSRKRELFLARDRVGIRPLYYTFSDGRLYFASEIKAILAAGGARELDGEALSQVFIFWSTLPGRTVFKGVRELPPGHCMLVKNGSATPEAYWRIPHYAHNDMQSLSLDDAIEELRALLTDAVKIRLRADVPVGAYLSGGLDSSIIAMLVSRNFNTSLTTFSMGFQEDPFDETPFQDELIRFIGVDHRRVLIDNEQILGCLQKTIWHCETPILRTAPVPLFILSSLVNTEGFKVVLCGEGADELFGGYNIFKEAKIRSFWGKQPESAWRPLLLQRLYPYIFSNPSRFRHYLQSFFAVKAEQSKDPFFSHMLRWKSSEKNLTIFSDDYIAALGAYDPFEELASRLPHSFFDRDLLSRAQVLEMELFLSNYLLSSQGDRVAMAHSVEARHPFLDVRLIDFSLRLPGKWKLRGLNEKYILKRAFQGQIPERITRRAKQPYRAPIRELFSPHAAQSNEYVDSLLSTAYLKKSGYFNVNRVSSLFARYRGASEGLTTEFQNMALIGVLSTQILHQQFVEGASLLKAGLLRPDRIIDATGGYPTYCEQQGAEPGKVN encoded by the coding sequence ATGTGCGGTATAGCAGGGATTTTCCATTTCGAGGGGGAAACCTCGCCAACACTGGAACAGGTCTCGACGATGATCTCTCCTCTGGCGCACCGAGGACCGGATGAAGCCGGCGTGTATCTTGACGGTCGCATAGCCCTCGGCAATGTGAGACTCAGCATTATCGGCATTGATGGCGGCACGCAACCGATCAGCAACGAAAACGGAACCCTCTGGATAGTCTACAACGGCGAAACATTCAACTATATCGAACTGAAAGAGGAGTTGCTGAAGAAGGGGCATCGTTTCACAACGGAAACCGATACGGAAGTACTGCTCCATCTCTACGAAGAATACGGAACGGAGTGTCTGCAAAAGATTAACGGCCAGTTTTCCTTTGCCATCTGGGACTCCCGTAAAAGGGAGCTCTTTCTGGCCAGGGACAGGGTTGGCATCCGGCCGCTTTACTACACGTTCTCAGATGGGAGACTTTATTTTGCATCGGAGATCAAGGCGATTCTTGCGGCAGGCGGCGCACGCGAACTTGACGGGGAAGCACTCTCGCAAGTTTTTATTTTCTGGTCGACTCTGCCGGGAAGAACCGTGTTCAAGGGTGTCCGGGAACTCCCCCCGGGACACTGTATGCTGGTTAAGAACGGTTCAGCTACGCCCGAAGCGTACTGGCGCATTCCCCATTATGCCCACAACGACATGCAAAGTCTGTCTTTGGACGATGCAATAGAGGAACTTCGGGCGCTGCTTACCGATGCGGTTAAAATTCGACTGCGAGCCGATGTTCCGGTTGGAGCATACCTGAGCGGCGGGTTGGATTCCTCCATCATTGCCATGCTTGTTTCCAGAAATTTCAACACCAGCCTGACAACATTTTCCATGGGCTTTCAGGAAGATCCCTTTGATGAAACCCCTTTCCAGGATGAACTGATCCGTTTTATCGGTGTTGATCACCGCAGGGTACTGATTGACAATGAGCAGATTCTTGGCTGTCTGCAGAAAACCATCTGGCACTGTGAAACGCCGATTCTGCGTACGGCTCCGGTGCCGTTGTTCATTCTTTCAAGTCTTGTAAACACCGAAGGATTCAAGGTCGTTTTATGCGGAGAAGGAGCGGACGAACTCTTTGGCGGATACAATATTTTCAAGGAAGCCAAAATACGCAGCTTTTGGGGAAAACAGCCTGAATCGGCGTGGCGTCCGCTGCTCCTGCAACGACTCTATCCCTATATCTTCAGCAATCCTTCACGCTTCAGACACTACCTGCAAAGCTTCTTTGCCGTCAAAGCGGAACAGTCGAAAGACCCCTTTTTCTCGCACATGCTGCGCTGGAAAAGCAGTGAAAAGAATCTGACCATTTTCTCCGATGACTACATCGCCGCGCTGGGTGCTTATGACCCCTTTGAAGAACTGGCCAGCCGGTTGCCACACAGTTTTTTTGACCGCGATCTCCTGTCGCGCGCCCAGGTCCTTGAAATGGAGCTTTTCCTCTCCAACTACCTCCTCTCCAGCCAGGGAGACAGGGTTGCCATGGCCCATTCAGTCGAGGCGCGCCACCCCTTTCTGGACGTCAGGTTAATCGATTTTTCCTTGAGGCTCCCCGGAAAGTGGAAGCTGAGAGGGCTGAACGAAAAGTACATTCTCAAGCGGGCATTTCAGGGACAGATTCCGGAGCGAATAACGAGGCGGGCCAAACAGCCGTATCGAGCTCCAATACGGGAACTGTTTTCCCCGCACGCGGCACAGAGCAACGAATATGTCGATTCTCTGCTTTCAACGGCATATCTGAAAAAGAGCGGTTATTTCAATGTGAACAGGGTAAGCAGTCTCTTTGCGCGATACCGTGGCGCCAGTGAAGGGTTAACGACCGAATTTCAGAATATGGCCCTGATCGGCGTGCTTTCCACCCAGATACTCCATCAGCAGTTTGTCGAGGGGGCTTCTTTGTTGAAAGCAGGGCTCCTCAGACCGGACAGGATAATCGATGCAACCGGGGGGTACCCCACATATTGTGAACAACAGGGGGCTGAGCCGGGAAAGGTAAACTGA
- a CDS encoding SDR family NAD(P)-dependent oxidoreductase, with the protein MKKAIIIGASSGIGKELAKILSGRGYILGLTARRIALLAEVQNELPERSYIKRLDIAEPVEAMQLLTGLIEEMQGTDIVVVCSAVCFYNPEINWQSEYDTVTTNVAGVTAMLNVAFNYFRQHGGGHIVGISSFKALRGGSKSPAYNASKAFLSNYLEGLRFNAQKNQLNISVTDIRPGLVNTSMSLNKNSLFVVSVETAAMQMCKAIESKKRVAYIPMRYWLIAFLMQKMPFGLYRRL; encoded by the coding sequence ATGAAAAAGGCGATAATAATTGGCGCGTCTTCCGGTATCGGCAAGGAATTGGCGAAAATTCTGTCGGGGAGAGGCTACATTCTCGGGTTGACTGCCAGGCGTATCGCATTATTGGCAGAGGTTCAAAATGAATTGCCGGAGAGATCGTATATTAAAAGGCTTGATATTGCAGAGCCGGTTGAGGCGATGCAATTGCTGACAGGGCTTATAGAAGAGATGCAAGGTACTGACATAGTAGTCGTCTGTTCGGCAGTGTGCTTTTACAATCCTGAGATCAACTGGCAAAGCGAATACGATACCGTCACAACCAATGTTGCTGGTGTTACTGCTATGCTGAATGTTGCATTCAACTACTTCAGACAGCATGGCGGTGGCCATATAGTGGGAATATCTTCCTTCAAGGCATTGAGAGGCGGCAGCAAATCGCCTGCCTATAACGCATCAAAGGCTTTTTTGTCAAATTACCTGGAAGGACTCAGGTTTAATGCCCAAAAAAACCAGCTAAACATATCCGTTACCGACATAAGACCAGGACTGGTTAACACATCAATGTCGTTGAATAAAAACAGTCTGTTTGTAGTTTCGGTGGAAACTGCCGCTATGCAGATGTGTAAAGCGATCGAGAGCAAGAAACGGGTTGCCTATATACCGATGCGATATTGGCTTATAGCCTTCCTGATGCAAAAAATGCCATTCGGCCTGTATCGAAGATTGTAG
- a CDS encoding lipid II:glycine glycyltransferase FemX, with product MHSLLAEGQVTYAQVTGPRIAQAGHSIDSSCAAPGCASVRMVDPLQYPAWNELVCSLPDHSIFHSANWAMVLNKSYGYRPRYFALFDGDKLLGLIPMMEIVSLLTGRRGVSLPFTDYCEPLAAPGVSSKDVYNALIEYGKRARWRYIEFRGQGCVSRDAPCFARYYRHVLPLAPNLDKFAVGFRDSTTRNIHKALKAGVTVKLCDTFAALEEFRRLNGLTRKTHGLPPQPPVFFKNIFDCIISQGLGKVVLASHQGEVIAGAVFFHLGDQVLYKYGASNRRYQNLRASNLVIWEAIRWYAEKGFRSLCLGRTDFENTGLRQFKNGWGGQEHIIFYYRINPTKERFLAENQSSTQRSYWLFRKLPVRLSELVGKILYRHVG from the coding sequence ATGCACTCCCTGCTTGCGGAAGGACAGGTTACGTACGCGCAGGTGACAGGCCCGCGTATTGCGCAAGCCGGGCATAGCATTGACTCCTCGTGCGCTGCTCCCGGCTGCGCCTCCGTACGCATGGTTGACCCGCTGCAGTACCCCGCGTGGAATGAGCTGGTATGCTCCCTGCCAGACCATTCCATTTTTCACTCCGCCAACTGGGCAATGGTGCTGAACAAATCATACGGCTACCGTCCCCGGTACTTTGCACTGTTTGATGGGGATAAACTGCTCGGTCTCATACCGATGATGGAAATCGTAAGCCTCCTCACTGGCCGCAGGGGAGTCTCTCTTCCCTTCACGGATTACTGCGAGCCGCTGGCGGCCCCGGGCGTATCCTCGAAGGACGTGTATAACGCGCTCATCGAGTACGGCAAACGTGCCCGCTGGCGCTACATCGAATTCAGGGGACAGGGATGCGTGAGCCGTGACGCTCCTTGTTTTGCTCGGTATTACAGACACGTCCTGCCTCTTGCTCCGAATCTGGACAAGTTTGCCGTGGGTTTTCGGGACAGCACCACCAGAAACATCCACAAGGCCCTGAAAGCCGGGGTAACGGTGAAACTCTGTGACACCTTCGCGGCACTGGAAGAGTTCCGCCGTTTGAATGGCTTGACGCGCAAGACCCATGGCCTGCCACCACAACCCCCCGTTTTCTTCAAAAACATTTTTGACTGTATTATTTCCCAAGGGCTTGGAAAGGTCGTGCTTGCATCGCACCAGGGTGAGGTGATTGCCGGAGCGGTCTTTTTTCATCTGGGTGATCAAGTCCTGTACAAATATGGCGCTTCCAACCGACGCTACCAGAACCTGAGGGCCAGTAATCTTGTCATCTGGGAGGCAATCAGGTGGTATGCAGAAAAAGGGTTCCGCTCCCTCTGCCTTGGCAGGACTGATTTCGAAAACACGGGACTAAGGCAGTTCAAGAACGGCTGGGGCGGACAGGAACACATCATTTTCTATTACCGCATCAACCCGACAAAAGAGCGCTTCCTTGCGGAAAACCAGTCATCAACGCAACGATCCTACTGGCTATTTCGAAAGCTGCCGGTGAGACTCTCTGAACTTGTCGGAAAGATTCTGTACAGGCATGTGGGCTGA
- a CDS encoding DegT/DnrJ/EryC1/StrS family aminotransferase, with product MVNVPFIDLHAQYESIRGEITDAVQEVLDSSAFVGGPFVEKFEESFARFCGTAHAVAVSSGTSALWMTLICLGIGPGDEVITVPNTFIATAEAISLCGARPVFVDVEQDSCTLDPGLLQAAVTPNTKAIIPVHLFGQPANMDPIMAFAAERNLFVIEDACQAHGARYRDRPVGSMGDAACFSFYPGKNLGAYGEAGAVTTNNAELAGNIRRMRDHGQSRKYYHGMIGWNGRMDGIQGAVLSVKLEYLASWNEKRRKNAALYNDFLHVHEGVILPVEMEYARHIYHIYAIRVQNRDRVLARLNEKGINCGIHYPLPIHLQDAYRSFGLAKGTFPVTEQVADQLLSLPMYPELTHEQIEYVARETKNVTMASR from the coding sequence ATGGTGAATGTACCCTTTATCGATCTCCATGCCCAGTATGAGTCAATTCGGGGTGAAATCACGGATGCAGTGCAAGAGGTGCTGGATAGCAGCGCCTTTGTCGGCGGGCCTTTTGTCGAAAAATTCGAGGAGTCCTTTGCTCGATTCTGCGGCACTGCCCATGCGGTGGCAGTCAGCAGCGGCACATCGGCGCTCTGGATGACCCTCATCTGTCTCGGTATTGGCCCGGGTGACGAGGTCATAACCGTGCCCAACACCTTCATAGCCACTGCCGAGGCAATCAGTTTGTGCGGCGCACGCCCGGTTTTTGTGGATGTGGAGCAAGACTCCTGCACGCTTGACCCTGGATTGCTCCAGGCGGCCGTCACGCCGAACACGAAGGCGATCATTCCCGTGCACCTCTTTGGTCAACCCGCGAATATGGATCCGATCATGGCGTTCGCCGCGGAGCGCAACCTCTTCGTCATCGAGGATGCCTGCCAGGCCCACGGAGCCCGGTACAGGGACAGACCCGTGGGTTCCATGGGCGACGCCGCCTGTTTCAGCTTTTATCCGGGCAAGAACCTTGGCGCCTACGGAGAGGCGGGCGCGGTTACGACCAACAATGCGGAACTGGCCGGCAACATACGCAGGATGCGCGATCACGGCCAGTCACGCAAATACTATCACGGCATGATCGGCTGGAATGGCCGCATGGATGGCATCCAGGGCGCGGTCCTCAGCGTGAAGCTTGAGTATCTTGCGTCGTGGAATGAAAAACGCCGCAAGAATGCCGCGCTGTACAACGATTTCCTCCATGTCCATGAGGGGGTCATACTGCCGGTGGAGATGGAGTATGCACGGCATATCTATCACATCTACGCCATTCGCGTGCAGAACAGGGACCGCGTCTTGGCCAGACTGAATGAAAAGGGGATCAACTGCGGCATTCACTATCCGCTGCCGATACATCTGCAGGATGCCTATCGTTCTTTCGGTCTTGCGAAAGGGACGTTCCCGGTTACTGAACAAGTCGCTGATCAGTTGCTTTCATTGCCCATGTACCCTGAACTTACCCATGAGCAGATTGAGTATGTTGCTCGAGAGACGAAGAATGTGACCATGGCCAGTCGATGA
- a CDS encoding acyltransferase: MGEYVCISDDVRLGKNVSLSKFINLYGCEIGDNTKVGAFVEIQKNARIGSNCKISSHTFICDGVVIEDNVFVGHNVTFINDLLPRATTDGGTLQTEADWVCEKTIIKRGASIGSSATLLCGITVGENAIVGAGSVVTRDVPPNTIVAGNPARIKRCIAP; the protein is encoded by the coding sequence ATGGGCGAGTATGTATGCATATCTGACGATGTAAGGCTGGGTAAAAACGTCTCACTGTCCAAATTCATTAATCTGTACGGCTGCGAGATTGGGGACAACACAAAAGTCGGTGCTTTCGTAGAGATTCAGAAGAACGCCAGGATCGGCAGCAACTGCAAAATCTCCAGCCATACGTTCATCTGCGACGGGGTAGTTATTGAGGATAACGTCTTTGTCGGCCACAACGTAACATTCATAAACGACCTTCTTCCAAGAGCGACAACGGATGGGGGGACTTTGCAGACCGAGGCGGATTGGGTCTGTGAAAAAACCATCATCAAACGCGGGGCTTCCATCGGTTCCAGCGCGACGCTTTTGTGCGGCATCACGGTGGGTGAAAATGCAATCGTCGGAGCCGGAAGCGTAGTGACAAGAGACGTCCCGCCCAATACGATCGTTGCGGGAAATCCGGCGCGGATCAAGAGATGCATAGCGCCATAG
- a CDS encoding Gfo/Idh/MocA family protein: MLNLGVIGYGYWGPKIVRNFSCAQGASVVSVCDLDQNALSQVKKSFENVHVTQDMNEIITSPKIDAVAIVTPVSTHFNIAKMALQNGKHVFMEKPFTASTAEAMELIELAEKKKLVIMVDHTFLFCGAVKKIKQLIDEDILGELYYFDSIRINLGLFQKDVNVVWDLAPLDFSIMHHLIGQEPVAVAATGMSHFDNCIENVAYITVYFPGNLIGHININWLSPVKIRTTLIGGHKKMLVWNDLVADEKIRVYDRGVVNGNGLSKEKMNNFLMHYRMGDMWAPRFEQVEALKNEAEYFVECIDGNKTPINDGIAGMRVVKMLEASVRSLKNGGVVTYL; this comes from the coding sequence ATGCTGAATCTAGGCGTAATCGGATACGGCTACTGGGGCCCCAAAATCGTCAGAAACTTCAGTTGCGCGCAGGGGGCATCGGTTGTGTCGGTCTGCGACCTGGACCAGAATGCACTGTCACAGGTAAAAAAAAGCTTCGAAAACGTACATGTCACGCAGGACATGAATGAAATCATCACGTCACCAAAGATTGACGCGGTGGCCATCGTCACTCCCGTTTCGACTCATTTCAACATCGCGAAAATGGCGCTGCAAAACGGTAAACATGTTTTCATGGAAAAGCCGTTCACGGCCAGCACCGCAGAGGCGATGGAACTGATCGAACTGGCCGAAAAGAAAAAACTCGTCATCATGGTGGACCACACCTTCCTTTTTTGCGGAGCGGTTAAAAAGATCAAACAGCTCATCGATGAGGACATACTTGGAGAGCTGTACTACTTTGACTCCATCAGAATCAACCTCGGCCTGTTCCAGAAAGATGTCAACGTGGTCTGGGACCTGGCGCCCCTTGACTTTTCAATCATGCACCACCTTATCGGCCAGGAACCGGTCGCCGTTGCCGCAACCGGCATGTCACATTTTGACAACTGCATCGAAAACGTCGCTTACATCACCGTTTATTTCCCTGGTAACCTCATCGGCCATATCAACATCAACTGGCTGTCACCGGTCAAGATACGCACAACCTTGATCGGAGGCCACAAGAAGATGCTTGTCTGGAATGACCTCGTGGCGGACGAGAAAATCAGGGTCTACGACCGGGGAGTGGTGAACGGAAACGGACTGAGCAAGGAGAAAATGAACAATTTCTTGATGCACTATCGAATGGGCGATATGTGGGCACCGCGATTCGAGCAGGTGGAGGCGCTCAAGAACGAAGCCGAGTATTTTGTTGAATGCATTGACGGCAACAAGACACCGATCAACGACGGGATTGCCGGCATGAGGGTTGTCAAGATGCTTGAGGCATCAGTCAGGTCGCTGAAAAATGGGGGAGTCGTCACCTACCTGTAA
- a CDS encoding sugar transferase, translating into MAKIFTTKNGFTMVNGATACCVENVLEEESFRHVLYRERKRVERSGESMLLLLLDLSRIEEGVDRNEVLALLSGPLPVSIRDTDACGWLQTGELLGIVFTEIHHDALEQARLTVEHKVRESLLEKLSPPLYKRIGLSILAFPEKPGEKENVEQRISFNPFFYPEVFQKDMSSRIEEGAKRAMDLVGSSLALVLFSPLLVIMAVLVKTTSHGPVLYRQTRLGQFGKPFTFLKFRSMHINRDDSIHREFIKGFISNCMVREPDPETGEVVFKIRHDPRLTPIGSFLRRSSVDELPQFFNVLRGEMSLVGPRPPIPYEVAEYDIWHLNRILARKPGITGLWQISKRSLATFDAMVRLDLQYIRTWSLWLDIKILLATPRAVLRGKGAY; encoded by the coding sequence ATGGCAAAGATCTTTACTACAAAAAACGGATTCACCATGGTTAACGGAGCCACAGCCTGCTGCGTGGAAAACGTGCTCGAAGAGGAAAGCTTCAGGCATGTTCTCTACCGAGAGAGAAAGCGTGTCGAACGATCGGGAGAGTCGATGCTGCTCCTGCTGCTCGATTTGAGCCGTATTGAGGAAGGTGTTGACAGAAACGAGGTGCTTGCACTGCTGTCCGGTCCATTGCCAGTCTCCATAAGGGATACAGATGCCTGCGGATGGCTCCAGACCGGCGAACTTCTGGGAATAGTCTTCACTGAAATACACCACGACGCTCTTGAGCAGGCTCGCCTGACCGTCGAGCACAAGGTCAGGGAGTCTCTGCTCGAAAAGCTATCTCCGCCACTGTACAAAAGAATTGGTCTGTCGATTCTGGCTTTTCCCGAAAAACCGGGTGAGAAAGAAAACGTTGAACAGAGAATTAGCTTCAACCCGTTCTTTTATCCGGAGGTTTTTCAAAAAGACATGAGCAGTCGGATCGAGGAAGGCGCAAAACGGGCCATGGATCTGGTGGGCAGTTCCCTGGCGCTGGTGCTGTTTTCGCCCCTGCTCGTGATCATGGCGGTGCTGGTAAAAACAACCTCTCACGGGCCCGTTCTCTACAGGCAGACACGCTTGGGACAGTTCGGAAAACCGTTTACTTTCCTGAAATTTCGCTCCATGCATATCAACAGAGATGATTCGATTCATCGAGAATTCATCAAAGGCTTTATCTCGAACTGCATGGTGCGCGAACCAGACCCGGAAACCGGCGAAGTGGTTTTCAAAATCAGACATGATCCAAGACTGACACCAATAGGGAGTTTCCTGAGGAGATCGAGTGTCGATGAACTGCCCCAGTTCTTCAATGTCCTGAGGGGCGAGATGTCCCTGGTGGGGCCACGCCCGCCGATCCCCTACGAGGTTGCGGAGTACGACATTTGGCATCTCAACCGGATACTGGCCAGAAAACCGGGAATAACGGGATTATGGCAGATAAGCAAAAGAAGCCTTGCAACCTTTGACGCCATGGTACGACTCGACCTGCAGTACATCCGGACATGGTCGCTCTGGCTGGACATCAAAATCCTTCTTGCAACCCCCAGGGCGGTGTTGCGAGGCAAGGGCGCATATTGA
- a CDS encoding tyrosine-protein kinase family protein: MSNIYEALEQAQREKSGAEVPHVISIPEEVHPKEQMLREGERSRNATASSMDTEMFCLYQNIEYLLPDTPEKTILFMGFQGGEGVSTIVRDFAKMAAARLDKRVLIMDAAHHNPSQHLYFNLKGKAGWKDIMGTGESVDKACHQSGSCNLFLAPISPQHSKVPHVYDHPAATGFLKELKNKYDFILIDSAPAITSPDSIAISRFTHGVILVMEAERTRWQVVENVKDKIVRNGGNIIGVIFNKRKYYIPDSIYNRLF, from the coding sequence ATGAGCAATATCTATGAGGCGCTGGAACAGGCGCAGAGAGAAAAAAGTGGAGCGGAAGTACCCCACGTCATATCCATTCCGGAAGAGGTTCATCCAAAGGAACAGATGTTACGCGAAGGGGAGCGAAGCAGGAATGCCACAGCCTCGTCAATGGACACGGAGATGTTCTGTCTCTACCAGAATATCGAGTACCTGCTGCCCGACACGCCCGAAAAGACCATTCTTTTCATGGGGTTCCAGGGAGGAGAGGGCGTATCCACCATAGTCCGTGATTTCGCCAAGATGGCTGCCGCCAGGCTCGACAAGCGGGTGCTCATCATGGATGCGGCCCACCACAACCCGTCCCAGCACCTCTATTTCAACCTCAAGGGGAAGGCTGGCTGGAAAGACATCATGGGAACGGGGGAATCGGTTGACAAAGCCTGCCACCAGTCCGGCAGCTGCAACCTCTTTCTCGCCCCCATTTCACCCCAGCACAGCAAAGTTCCCCATGTGTACGATCACCCCGCGGCAACCGGCTTCTTGAAGGAATTGAAGAACAAATACGACTTCATTCTGATCGATTCTGCTCCGGCGATAACGTCCCCCGACAGCATAGCCATCTCCCGCTTCACCCATGGCGTTATCCTCGTCATGGAGGCGGAGCGCACACGTTGGCAGGTCGTCGAGAACGTCAAGGATAAGATCGTCAGGAACGGGGGAAATATCATCGGCGTGATTTTCAACAAGAGAAAGTATTACATCCCGGATTCGATCTACAATCGACTGTTCTGA
- a CDS encoding AAA family ATPase, with product MYLTFFHLKREPFNITPDPALLFLSHSHREALAAVISGVNRRKGFVAITGEVGVGKTTVIRAFLEKVDKQNIRAIYVFDSNITFKSLLRTIYQNLGKTSLSEDVSDMVSQLHMILIEEYRAGRNVVLIIDEAQNMPVETLENLRMLSNLETSTDKLIQIVLCGQPEFEQKLNMHALRQLNQRIAIRVKILPFSAQESLDYINHRLSRSLIDDTQLFSSGALARIAKKAAGIPRVINILCDNCLVTAYGKQQKKVSSRVAREIIEEQTGKRHSWWRVAAAGMTGILVSACFLWIYVHHGDSRPVAVQPMPVPGQVNRNATGNREQAGPPSPEKQAVVETQTDEGDQPVSSAPTPSYKGSRQESRSNYTVRVARRGDTLAKLVSQTYGSVDRGLLSQVKQHNPSITDIDKILEGEKIYFPARGK from the coding sequence ATGTACCTCACCTTCTTCCATCTGAAAAGAGAGCCCTTCAACATCACGCCTGACCCGGCCCTGCTCTTTCTCAGCCACAGCCATAGAGAAGCGCTTGCTGCGGTCATTTCCGGCGTGAACCGGAGAAAGGGGTTTGTTGCGATTACCGGCGAGGTCGGAGTGGGGAAGACCACCGTTATCAGAGCGTTCCTGGAAAAGGTCGATAAGCAGAACATCAGGGCGATCTATGTTTTTGACTCAAACATCACCTTCAAATCCCTGTTGAGAACGATTTACCAGAACCTCGGCAAGACATCCCTGTCTGAAGATGTTTCCGACATGGTCAGCCAACTGCATATGATCCTTATCGAGGAGTACAGAGCCGGGCGCAATGTCGTGCTCATCATCGACGAAGCCCAGAACATGCCGGTGGAGACCCTGGAAAACCTCCGCATGCTCTCCAACCTGGAAACGTCCACGGACAAACTCATCCAGATCGTCCTGTGCGGACAGCCGGAATTCGAGCAGAAACTCAACATGCATGCGCTGCGCCAGCTCAATCAGCGGATCGCCATCAGGGTGAAGATCCTCCCCTTTTCCGCGCAGGAGAGCCTGGATTACATCAACCACCGCTTATCCCGCTCCCTGATTGACGATACCCAGCTATTCTCGTCCGGAGCTCTTGCTAGAATCGCCAAAAAGGCGGCAGGTATTCCCAGGGTTATCAACATCCTGTGCGACAACTGCCTGGTTACCGCCTACGGAAAACAGCAGAAAAAGGTCAGCTCACGGGTGGCACGAGAAATCATCGAAGAGCAGACCGGCAAGAGACACAGTTGGTGGAGGGTAGCTGCTGCCGGCATGACAGGAATCCTTGTTTCGGCCTGTTTTTTGTGGATCTACGTACACCACGGAGACTCCCGGCCGGTAGCGGTCCAGCCCATGCCGGTCCCCGGTCAGGTCAACCGGAATGCGACGGGGAACAGGGAACAGGCAGGTCCGCCGTCCCCGGAAAAACAAGCCGTTGTGGAGACTCAAACGGATGAGGGGGATCAACCGGTCTCGAGCGCACCTACGCCATCATACAAGGGGAGCAGACAGGAAAGCAGGAGCAACTACACCGTCAGGGTCGCCAGAAGAGGCGATACGCTGGCGAAGCTCGTTTCGCAAACCTACGGTTCCGTTGACAGGGGGCTCTTGAGTCAGGTCAAACAGCACAACCCTAGCATCACCGACATCGATAAAATTCTGGAAGGTGAAAAGATTTATTTTCCCGCACGGGGAAAATAG